The Rhododendron vialii isolate Sample 1 chromosome 6a, ASM3025357v1 genome includes a window with the following:
- the LOC131331182 gene encoding cytochrome P450 CYP82D47-like yields the protein MEFLLPHPVPSIFAFLLFLYYLHRKRKTSTNNRVIPPEAGGAWPVIGHLPLLADRGLAHKVLGALADRHGPIFTIRVGVQRAIVVSNSDIAKECLTGSNDRAFTNRGKSIALEHLTYNYASFGFGPYGTYWREMRKISVTELLSNQRLGMLSNVRESEVENSVREVYRMWVKEGSCLVEMKRWFEDLTMKVTVRILAGNAKIEADGAYRAALKEFFELAGAFIIADAIPFLRWLDMGGYEKKMKTTAKKMDDLLEQWLEEHKRRRNSGGVAPEAEKDFMDVMLEILDDGTNEALKFFDADTINKATCWGFTLAGADTIPLTLTWAVALLLNNPHALKKAQEELDTHVGRQRQVKETDMKNLVYIRAIIRETMRLHSPIQLFTIRETTEDCTVRGYHVPAGTRLFVNLWKIHHDPQAWAPDPWEFRPERFLTTHKDVDLRGKHFDLIPFGSGRRVCPGISFTTQILELTLASLVHAFEIATPTGEPVDMTEGSGFPNKKVMPLEVRLTPRWPPELYGE from the exons ATGGAGTTCCTCCTCCCACACCCAGTACCTTCCATTTTCgcatttcttctctttctctactACCTccatagaaaaagaaagacttCAACCAACAATAGAGTCATCCCCCCGGAAGCAGGGGGAGCGTGGCCTGTAATCGGCCACCTTCCCCTCTTAGCCGACCGGGGACTGGCCCACAAGGTGTTGGGAGCCTTAGCCGACAGACACGGACCGATATTCACGATCCGAGTTGGTGTCCAACGGGCCATTGTGGTGAGCAACTCAGATATAGCCAAAGAATGCCTCACCGGCTCGAACGACAGGGCGTTCACGAACCGGGGGAAATCCATAGCGTTGGAGCACTTGACTTATAACTACGCCAGCTTCGGGTTCGGACCTTACGGGACTTACTGGCGCGAGATGCGGAAGATTTCGGTGACTGAGCTTTTGTCGAACCAGCGGCTCGGGATGCTCAGCAATGTGCGCGAGTCGGAGGTGGAAAACTCGGTGAGAGAGGTTTATAGGATGTGGGTGAAGGAGGGGAGTTGTTTGGTGGAGATGAAGAGATGGTTTGAAGACTTAACCATGAAAGTGACTGTTAGAATTCTCGCAG GTAATGCAAAAATAGAGGCGGATGGGGCATATCGGGCGGCATTAAAGGAGTTTTTTGAGCTAGCGGGAGCGTTCATCATAGCGGACGCGATTCCTTTTCTAAGGTGGTTGGATATGGGAGGGTAcgagaagaagatgaagacgACGGCAAAGAAAATGGATGACTTGCTTGAGCAGTGGTTAGAAGAACATAAACGGAGGAGAAATTCAGGCGGGGTGGCGCCGGAGGCAGAGAAAGACTTCATGGACGTGATGTTGGAAATTTTAGATGATGGTACAAATGAGGCCCTAAAATTTTTTGATGCTGACACAATCAACAAAGCTACATGTTGG GGTTTTACGTTAGCAGGAGCGGATACCATACCGCTAACTCTTACATGGGCCGTGGCTTTGCTCCTCAACAATCCGCATGCACTAAAGAAAGCCCAAGAAGAACTAGACACCCATGTTGGCAGGCAAAGGCAAGTCAAAGAAACAGACATGAAAAACCTCGTCTACATACGAGCCATAATCAGGGAGACCATGCGTTTGCACTCTCCGATCCAACTCTTCACCATACGGGAAACCACGGAGGACTGCACCGTGAGAGGGTACCACGTCCCAGCCGGCACGCGCCTGTTCGTGAACCTGTGGAAGATCCATCACGATCCGCAGGCGTGGGCGCCCGACCCGTGGGAGTTCCGGCCCGAAAGGTTTTTGACGACCCACAAGGATGTTGATTTGAGGGGGAAGCATTTTGACTTGATTCCGTTTGGGAGCGGGAGGAGGGTCTGTCCCGGAATCTCTTTCACGACTCAGATCCTCGAGCTTACGCTGGCTAGTTTGGTACACGCTTTTGAAATTGCGACGCCGACGGGTGAGCCTGTTGACATGACCGAGGGCTCGGGTTTCCCGAATAAGAAAGTGATGCCGCTTGAAGTCCGCCTCACTCCGCGCTGGCCTCCTGAACTTTATGGAGAATAG
- the LOC131331184 gene encoding succinate dehydrogenase subunit 5, mitochondrial: MRSLYRSICLRSICSSSASASAAVNHHHHIRRHFHLSPPPPLPLSPKRLPSDCRPPFAMSIGSPRLFSEDVTHLPDVKDPDVLRVFKDLMAASWDEIPDTVIHDAKKALSKKTDDKSGQEALANVFRAAEAAEEFGGMLVSLRMAIDDSVGLGGEDVKPLSEEFVNALRTAYQRYTAYLDSFGPDEVYLHKKVETELGTKMIHLKMRCAGIGSEWGKITVLGTSGLSGSYVEQRA, translated from the exons ATGAGATCGTTGTATCGCTCGATCTGTCTCCGATCCATCTGTTCCTCCTCCGCCTCTGCCTCCGCCGCCGtcaaccatcaccaccacatcCGCCGCCatttccatctctctcctcctcctccccttcCTCTTTCTCCCAAACGCCTCCCTTCCG ATTGCCGGCCTCCTTTCGCTATGTCCATTGGAAGTCCACGTTTATTCAGTGAGGATGTGACCCACTTGCCCGATGTAAAGGACCCTGATGTTCTAAGGGTTTTCAAGGACTTAATGGCTGCAAGTTGGGACGAAATTCCAGATACAGTCATTCATGATGCAAAGAAGGCCTTGTCGAAAAAAACTGATGACAAGTCTGGCCAGGAGGCCTTGGCAAATGTATTCCGTGCAGCTGAGGCAGCTGAGGAATTTGGAGGGATGCTTGTATCTCTGAGGATGGCAATTGACGACAGTGTTGGATTGGGCGGAGAG GATGTGAAGCCCTTGTCAGAGGAATTTGTGAATGCGTTGCGTACAGCCTATCAGAGGTACACTGCATATTTGGATTCTTTTGGGCCAGATGAGGTCTATTTGCATAAGAAAGTTGAGACTGAGCTTGGGACGAAGATGATACACTTGAAGATGAGGTGTGCCGGTATAGGTTCTGAGTGGGGAAAG ATTACAGTTCTAGGTACTTCTGGGCTTTCAGGTTCCTATGTTGAGCAGAGAGCTTAG
- the LOC131331185 gene encoding uncharacterized protein LOC131331185 — protein sequence MTFLNHEDPPNPPQKCTFLTSTIKEAFANCRNCHRRVPKTEDKEDSSSEMDDEQEVVVSEIRSGAMEAKSRRKASLNTESLNFVFSPEVGELFGTQKPVQMNEESELERDEFFSVGSSLSRCSSARSTEAFLSVKTNFSRCSSLSGLERGDFRQFDVHGEFWHGLDFQDLRRRSIIQEVCHCEGWPFGLCRKALLLPPLPKSPSESWSWRKKY from the exons ATGACCTTCTTGAATCATGAGGATCCACCAAATCCCCCACAGAAATGCACATTTCTCACTTCAACTATCAAGGAAGCTTTTGCCAACTGCCGTAACTGCCACCGGCGGGTTCCAAAAACAGAGGATAAAGAGGATTCATCGAGCGAAATGGATGACGAGCAGGAA GTAGTTGTTTCGGAGATTCGGAGCGGAGCAATGGAAGCGAAATCGAGACGTAAAGCCAGCTTGAACACCGAGAGCTTGAACTTTGTCTTCTCTCCAGAAGTAGGAGAATTATTCGGGACTCAGAAACCAGTGCAAATGAATGAGGAGAGTGAACTTGAAAGAGACGAATTCTTCTCTGTCGGCAGTTCTCTCTCCCGCTGCTCGAGCGCCAGGAGTACAGAGGCGTTTTTATCAGTCAAGACGAATTTCTCGCGGTGTTCAAGCTTGAGCGGGCTCGAACGTGGAGATTTCCGGCAGTTCGACGTCCATGGGGAGTTTTGGCATGGCCTGGATTTTCAAGACTTGCGGCGGCGCTCCATCATTCAAGAGGTCTGCCACTGCGAGGGGTGGCCGTTTGGTCTGTGCCGGAAGGCTCTGTTGCTCCCACCTCTGCCTAAATCACCGTCTGAATCATGGTCGTGGCGCAAAAAGTACTAG